The sequence aaaaaaaagatgaaaaaataGGCCCAAAGATTTTTTAAcatgtaaattatttttattaagttttaataaaaaaagaattaatttattttttaattaccaCTTTGgctttagttttttttttattgaataaataaatatttaaataaataagtttttttttttttttttttttttttacttttcttttaaatcacCAACAAAAGCAGAAactgataaaattgaatttgaccATTGGAAAACTTCATCTTCTGGATTTGGAGTAAAAGATTCATCAGAGAAATCAATTTCAGGAATATGGGCAGAGAAAGCAAAAGAACCACCTTGAGTTACGATATCGAAACAATATGGACGACCACCACTTCTCTCTTTAGAGATTTTAGTCACACCACGAACAGTTgacaaataaaatgattccAATGGTTTACTTGCTGGATCGGTTGGGCAAGTGTAGATAGCAATGGTAGCATTACGTAAAACCACCCATCTTGGTTTCCAATTTGAGCCAGCCAATAGATCGGTTCTCATTGTTAGCCAACCGGCCTTCCAATAACTGCCACCCAATGCATTCACCATATCAGGATCATAAGTGATTGCACCTGCAGCAGTGTAGATTGCAGCTTTAATCCAAGTTGCACCCAAAATCGAAACGATATTGACCACGGAAACTGTTAAATTACCCGCCGAGTCCCATTTTTTCTTTGACTTTTCCGCTGCGAAATCACCACTAGTATGACGAGTGGCATCGACAGAGGCATCCCTAACACCACGTGATGAAATGAGTATACCCTCTTGCAAACCTCCAAACACAGTAGTGATTGCGCCAATGCCCGAGCCGGCCATCTGGGAGCCTGCTTCCTTTTTCTCGTCTTTTCCATTGACCCTTTCTTCTTCCTTTTTCTTTGCCTCTCTTTCCTTATACCACGAAGTGCTATGAACACCTTGAGCTGCCTTACTACCGACGAAGCCAAACCCTTTGGAAATGCCTTGAACCACACTAGACGTACCTTGTGCCATTTTATCAGTTGTTTTAccagttttatttaaatcagaATTTGGATCCTCCAATTGTCTTTTTTGATCCTCTGTCATCTCTGGACCATCATACTTCTTTGTATTATTCTTATAAACCTCACCAACTTTACCGGCACCCTTGGCAAAATAAGTACCACCACTAATTAAACCTTTGGAAATTGATTGTGATGTTGATTCAACTTTATCTGATGCACCATCTAATTTCTTTGCAGTTTTATCTTCATACTCTTGTTTCAATGGTACTCTATAGTAAGTTGTATAATATGTTAAAATAACttccaattgattcaattgttCCTCTGTTGTACTATCCTTATCAACTTTAatcataaaataattattataattatctgCAATTATATAATGATATCCATATGCACGAAATGATGGTTTCTCTCTTAAatttgtataaataaatatatcaccaatttgaataataattacatcTTCAATTACTgtctaattattattattatttaaaataaaaaataaaaaataattaataaataaataaataaataaataaataattaaataattaattaattaaataataaataataattactctataaataattaaattaacttttttataaattgcaTCTTTCTTTTGACCAAGTTCAACTGGTTTAATTGTTGCTTcttttatttccaaaataatattggtaTATTGAATATTTGCTAAATACATtggatcaattaaataaagtgGTGGTATATTTGCTTTAATAACTCCACCATCGATTGGTGCACCAATTGCATGAAGTGCAATATTTGCATTGGTTTTTGCTAAATCTGTATGTTTTTTGACATCAACTGGAATTCctgttttattttcatctttatctgttttcttttctaatgaaataattgatgCACCAtcttgatgttgatgttgatattgtGGCTGTTGGTATTGTGGTTGCTGAtattgtggtggttgtgatgataatggttttggtggtggtgcaGGACGTTGTGGTGGTACTACTGGTTGATTTGTTGTTGGAACTGGTGGAGCaaactttttaattggttgtggtggttgtgatGGTTGTTTTTCTAAAGACATAGATGGACTTGTTTCATGtgattttattaaacttACTGCTGGTTGTGTTTGGTaacttgttgttgtagtagttgttggtgCTTCATGTGACTTGTTTAAATtgattggttgttgttgttgttgttgttgttgttggtattgtggttgttgttgataagttgttgttggttgttgttgtttattaaCTGTTTGAGGTGGTTTTGGTGGTGGACCAGATGAAACTAATTTAGAAtcatccttttttttatttcctgAAATTTCGCTTTTTGTATCATCAACAAactttgaaaatgatgatttaaatcCACCAAAtgacattttttattttttttattttatttaatttttttttttttaataaatatttttaaaataatttgtaatGTTACATTAACAATACTATATATTGTTAGTGatgatataaaataaataaaaatagaacaaaagaaaaaaaaaaaatagaaaattaaaataaaaaaataaaaaaaaaaaaaaaaaaattaatgtgaTATTTATGACAACGCtgttaaacttttttttttttttttttttttttttatttttaaaaattatcataATCAAAAAGTTAGTGTTTATGATAACCGGCTGgggatttgatttttatttttttattttcattttatttttttttttatttttatttttttttcttttttacaaaaaaaaaaaaaaaaaaaaaaaattaaataaatagggtatatttgtatttttataacATTGTGAATGAGAGAAATAaatgagtttttttttttttttattttatattcaattataaaaaaaaaataaaaaaaaaaaaataaaaaaaaaaaagaaaattaaatttaattatgttAACAAGGTTATAACTCATaccaaatttttatttttttttttttttttattttttttaattttcattttgatgGAATAAAAAGGTTACAAacgaaaaaataaaaaaaaaaaaaaaaataaaaaaaaaaaaagtttgtttcaaaaattattttttcagtTTTCATCTGACCTATCCATTTCGGGTTTTTATTactttgatttcttttttttttttttttgaatttcaatgtctcaacaacaacaaatcaaATCATATGATGGTAGAATACCACCAACAGACCCAAAATATGAAACTATTTATTTAGATAAAGAATATATTGTTGTAAATAAACCATTTGGtaagaattttattttaatttttaaattttaaattttaaattttaattttaacatatattaattttaaataaaataaaaaaaaagaaaagatgtAAATATCGATGATGAAACTGGTGAAAGATTAACAACAGTTGTAAAATATATTGAAACTGAATATCCAGAACATTTTGGTAATGTTAGATTTGTAAATAGAATTGATTATGCGACATCTGGTTTAGTAGTTGtctcatttaataaaaagtcAACAACTGTTGCAATGGAATTATTTCAATCTAGAGAAACCTCTAAAACTTATTTAGCAATTGTTCATGGTCATATGGAATTTGATGaatcaataattgataaacctATACAATATGATACATCTGatgaaaattcttttaaaatgtGTGTTGTTGaggatattaataataataataataataataataataataataataataataataataataataataataataataataataataataataataataataataataataataataataataataataataataataataataataatcaatcaacaacaacaacaacaataacaacaacaacaacaattaaaaataaatcaaatccaGCTAAAGCATCACAAACTTCTTATAAAGTTTTGGAAAGaggttatttaaaaattaataatgatgaatatATTCCAATTACAAAAGTAATGTTATTCCCAAAGACTGGTAGAAGACATCAATTAAGGGTTCATTTATTATCGATTGGACATGTGATTGTTGGTGATGAAACTTATGGTCCTAAAGATTCAACAATTCATAGAATGATGTTACATTCttggaaattaattttaccatTTAAGCATAGATCTCACATTAATGTTCAATGTAATGATCCATTTCTGGAATTAACTATCTCTCAAACAATACCacccaaaaataaataaacaaatttaaattaattaatttaaataataataaaaataaaaaataaaaaataaaaaataaaaaataaaaaataaaaaagagcATGATTAACCTACAGCTAAGAGAGAAGAAACTTGGTCAACTTTATGGTGATTTGGATaaacatttctttttttttttttttttggaaatgtGTGTATGTGTGggtttttattgtttaaaattaataaaaaatttaaaaatgaaataaaaataataaaaaaatatgaacaAATCCAAAAGCATCTGGAAAATGAGTGAAATTTGGGGTTTCCAActtacaaatttttttttttttttttttttttcttacttttttttttttttttttttttttaaaatttttttaaaattttttttattattttgtattactttaaaaaaaaaagataaaaaaaaaaaaaattatttatatatgtcAGAGAGAGAGTGTGTGGGGtgtatcattattttatttattttttattttttttatttttaaagtaacagtttttttattttttattttttttattttttttatttttttttaattttgtaaaaatctttttttttttttttttttttttttttttttttattgtttcagcttttttctttttttttttttttttttgttttaattatttttttttcttgtagaacaaagaaataaaataaaaaaataaaataaaaatttttttttttatttttttttttttttcttatcaaataatcaaataaaaaaaaaaaaaagaaaaagaaaaaagaaaaaaaaaacatgagCAGTATGGTAAAATCATATTCAGTACAACCATTACCACACAATAACAACACATCAAGCACaaccaccaataccaataccaataccaatatcAATACCAATACATCGAGTAGCTCATCCtcaccaccaattaaaaagagTATATCAACATGCAAACATATTGATATTTATAAACAAGATGGAGGAAGTAAAAGATatgaaatcattgaaaacTATATATTTTCatacaaaacaaaattaataaattctgATAAATTACCAACACCCTATTGTATGGTATGCAATTGTTTCAATGGTAGATTACATATTTGTTTACATTGTGTCCATGTCTCATGTTGGAAACAAGGTCATATTCATCAACACCTTGGAAAAAGTCACCCAAATCCAACTGCagcaaacaacaacaacaacaacaacaataataataacactaGCACAACTTCAAACTCAAatcaagaagaaaaaaatattaccaacaataatgatattcattttttagcggtagatttaaatttaaatcaaatttattgtCACTATTGTCAAGATTATATTTATGATAAAGAgtttgatgaaattaaagattctgtaaaattgaatattactattaatttaattgattctaaaagtaagtttttttttttttttttttatttttttttttttatttgaatattttaaggggagtaaaaaaataaaagtaaaaaaaaaaaggctaCAAACCCACCAGCAATCGcataaaattacttttcTCCACTTTAATGCTGAAATTTTTACATCCAACCACCCTtagaatattatttttatttgtaatttaatattagaattttcattaattttctttattttttttttcccgaAAATTTTTTACTAAAATACTCAAAACAcgaaaaacgaaaaaaaaaaaaaaaaaaaaaaaaaaaaaaaaaaaaaaagatccaTCAACAAAAAGAGTGAAATATCGGGTTTGGAAACCATCAGATGAAGAatctaaatttataaaaaaaaattctgaAATTTTAGATCCAACCCTTTCCAATCCAGCAATTGGATTAAGaggtttaaataatttaggaAATACGTATGtaccccaaaaaaaaaaaaaaaaaaaaaaaaaaaagattattccggaaaaaaaaaaaaaaaaaaaaaaaaaaaaatccaaacaTAAacctaaaaattttttttttttctttaggTGTTTTATGAATTCAATTTTACAATCATTTTTACATAATCCATTATTAAGAAATTATTTCCTTAGTGATATGCATAAatgtgataaaaaaaataatttaaataatgtaaatagtagtaataataataataataataattttaataataataataataataataataataataataataataataataataataataataataataataataataataataataataataataataataataataataataataataataataataataata comes from Dictyostelium discoideum AX4 chromosome 2 chromosome, whole genome shotgun sequence and encodes:
- a CDS encoding pseudouridine synthase family protein, with protein sequence MSQQQQIKSYDGRIPPTDPKYETIYLDKEYIVVNKPFDVNIDDETGERLTTVVKYIETEYPEHFGNVRFVNRIDYATSGLVVVSFNKKSTTVAMELFQSRETSKTYLAIVHGHMEFDESIIDKPIQYDTSDENSFKMCVVEDINNNNNNNNNNNNNNNNNNNNNNNNNNNNNNNNNNNNNNNNNNNNNNQSTTTTTITTTTTIKNKSNPAKASQTSYKVLERGYLKINNDEYIPITKVMLFPKTGRRHQLRVHLLSIGHVIVGDETYGPKDSTIHRMMLHSWKLILPFKHRSHINVQCNDPFLELTISQTIPPKNK